GATGGAGAGCAGATATTTTTGCAGAAGCGTCCTCAAACCGGTATTTGGGGCGGTTTGTGGAGTTTACCTCAGTTTGATAATGAAGCGCAGTTAAGTGCAGTTTTACCTCAAACTGGCGAGCAAAGTGTTCTGGAAACCTTGCCCGAATTCAAGCATAGCTTTACCCATTATCACCTCATCATTCAACCTAGAATGGTTGAGGCGGATGCTAAGGCTTGGGCATTGGCTGGCCAATGGATGAATTTATCACAGGCGCTGGAGATGGGATTGCCCGCGCCAATTCGAAAACTAATAGAAAAAACGGAGAGCAAACATGTCAAGAATGGTCAATTGTGTAAAAATGGGTGAAGAGCTGGAAGGATTGGATTTTCCGCCTTTTCCAGGAGAGCTGGGTAAAAAGATTTTTGAAAATATTTCTAAAGAAGCATGGAAGCAGTGGTTGACACATCAAACGATTTTGATCAATGAATATCGTCTTTCTAGCTTGGATCCTAAAGCGCAAAGCTTCCTAAAAGAAGAGATGCAAAAATTCTTGTTTACCGGTGAAGATGTCGATATGCCGGAAGAATTCAACGCTGCGGAATAACGTCTTGAGTCCCCCAAGAATTATCGTGGTTTCT
This portion of the Hydrogenovibrio marinus genome encodes:
- a CDS encoding oxidative damage protection protein — encoded protein: MSRMVNCVKMGEELEGLDFPPFPGELGKKIFENISKEAWKQWLTHQTILINEYRLSSLDPKAQSFLKEEMQKFLFTGEDVDMPEEFNAAE